In Camelina sativa cultivar DH55 chromosome 17, Cs, whole genome shotgun sequence, the genomic stretch CTGTCGATGTAACCTCGGAGATATTCTTACGGCTTCCTGCAAAGTCCGTCGTGAGGTTTCGCTCTGTTTCGAAGCTTTGGTCATCAATCACCACCGCACCGTATTTCACCAACTCGTTCGAGACTCGACCtaatcttttgttcttcttcaaagAAGATAACAGGTTCTTCGTTGTCACGATCCCTCAACAGAGTCGGATTCCGAAAGAGTCTTATTCGTATTCCTCTTCTCAGATTCTTGATAGTTACTATACAACCTATCCAAAAAGTGTTTGCTTCACCATCAAAACAGAGTCCGTCCATGGTTTGATCTGCTTTCAGAGAGGGACAAAACCTATACTTTGGAACCCTACTATGAGAAAGTTTTTGCCTTTACCCAAACCGGACACGAGCTGGGAGACTTTGACAACCTTTTTAGGGTACGATCCAATCGAAGGTAAACACAAACTTGTGTCCATGCAGTCTGATAAAGTATCTGATGAGTGTAGGGTTTTAACAGTGGAATCAGGTAAAAAATCATGGAGAACAGTCAAAAACAACTACAGACATCGCCCTTGTCGTGGCAACCGCAAAGACAATTATGGACCATGCAGATGCATCAACGGTGTTTTATACTATCGAGCTGAGATTGGTCCTAATAAGTTTATAATGAGCTTTGATGTAAAATCTGAAAAGTTCCATAAGATCATAACATTACCATGGGGAGGTGAGTTTGCGCCTACGATGATGGTATCTTATAAAGGGAAGTTAGCTTATCTTGGTTGTTATTCCTATGGGATCAAGAATAGTCTTCTTATGTGGGTTTTAGAGGATGCAGAGAAGCGTGAATGGTCGAGTCATAGCATTTTACCTATTTCTCACTATGATCGTGGTGCGGAGAACAACTTCAAGCTTATAGGTACCACTAATGATGGTGAACTGATTTACGTACCGAACACGGTGTTCGAGTCTTTTGATGTTGTATATATCGATCCAGTGAGGGAGACGTTTAGAAGAGTCAAATACAAAGGAGTTGCAGATAAAGAGT encodes the following:
- the LOC104758101 gene encoding F-box protein At1g48060-like: MEQREEEKNEDTQRKRRKTSSSSFIPVDVTSEIFLRLPAKSVVRFRSVSKLWSSITTAPYFTNSFETRPNLLFFFKEDNRFFVVTIPQQSRIPKESYSYSSSQILDSYYTTYPKSVCFTIKTESVHGLICFQRGTKPILWNPTMRKFLPLPKPDTSWETLTTFLGYDPIEGKHKLVSMQSDKVSDECRVLTVESGKKSWRTVKNNYRHRPCRGNRKDNYGPCRCINGVLYYRAEIGPNKFIMSFDVKSEKFHKIITLPWGGEFAPTMMVSYKGKLAYLGCYSYGIKNSLLMWVLEDAEKREWSSHSILPISHYDRGAENNFKLIGTTNDGELIYVPNTVFESFDVVYIDPVRETFRRVKYKGVADKEFRRRNGLGADKAFRGVQYSPNHIETLMSL